A section of the Cuniculiplasma divulgatum genome encodes:
- a CDS encoding IS5 family transposase: MTPKPITATGNRSKRRYWIGSDRRYDRYNRSLVDRIEDLLDPSFLMDWKLLLADNNRGKRGHPYRTPNAFITFLAKLRAMYSIPFRSLEGIARIFARITGITAVSYTSIFRRIRKIVPSIPNSQGKPVDCAIDSTGFKITIRGDYLGSKWKKARRGWSKLHAVISINEVSVMSFAITDEHVHDAKAGKELLKSVKERIRRIFADKGYDSKSIYNTFGENTIIPPRKNASTRSRGSPARARIVRQIRRTSEKEWKESVGYGKRWHVEIYFSGLKRTMGEVIKANRPDYIVQEIALKVQYYNVLREMTHAY, encoded by the coding sequence ATGACACCAAAGCCAATCACTGCTACAGGCAATAGAAGCAAAAGAAGATATTGGATCGGTTCGGACAGAAGGTATGACAGGTACAACAGGTCCCTGGTGGACAGGATTGAGGATCTCCTTGATCCGTCATTCCTCATGGACTGGAAGCTGCTCCTTGCAGATAACAACAGGGGAAAGAGAGGACATCCCTACAGGACGCCAAATGCATTCATAACATTCCTTGCAAAACTCAGGGCAATGTACAGCATTCCCTTCAGGTCACTGGAGGGAATTGCCAGGATATTTGCAAGGATCACCGGAATAACAGCTGTCTCCTACACAAGCATATTCCGAAGAATAAGAAAGATTGTGCCTTCAATTCCCAATTCTCAGGGAAAGCCTGTGGACTGTGCAATAGATTCCACAGGCTTCAAGATCACCATCAGGGGTGATTATCTTGGATCAAAATGGAAGAAAGCAAGGAGAGGATGGTCAAAGCTTCATGCTGTCATATCCATAAATGAAGTTTCAGTGATGTCATTTGCCATCACAGATGAACATGTGCATGATGCAAAGGCTGGAAAGGAACTGCTGAAATCTGTAAAAGAAAGGATCAGAAGGATATTTGCAGACAAGGGTTATGATTCAAAGTCAATATACAATACATTCGGGGAGAATACAATAATACCCCCAAGGAAGAATGCATCCACAAGGAGCAGGGGATCACCTGCCAGGGCAAGAATAGTCAGACAGATCCGGAGGACCTCAGAAAAGGAATGGAAGGAATCCGTTGGTTATGGAAAAAGATGGCATGTGGAGATATATTTCTCAGGCCTCAAGAGGACAATGGGTGAGGTAATCAAGGCCAACAGGCCTGATTACATAGTTCAGGAGATTGCACTGAAGGTGCAGTATTACAACGTTCTAAGAGAGATGACACATGCCTATTGA
- a CDS encoding encapsulin has protein sequence MFSKDPSELVRKEKLDDEETVRSIRLALVAELDAINFYLQQARIMPDGPFKKVHEDIAKEEVTHFGEFMRLLYQYAPEDFRKIREGWAEASTLLGESAELGLEGEKHHEAHREGQKESMKQDMHVEDLLGLPFATVPWGQDGIAVADDPEKLFTLSYISHGFSVKKGSSDSLLEMERDRALHSFRAMLLKSVVAEHELSLVKRSTRMPGLEWSKSGSISLGVTDAYRKLSENGYSSGIGVLIDPSGFRLLQREVSGTGQIEMDLVATITSDVKMLPYLPENSMVVYSRESMKILVRQDVDVRKVSEDLQNINFGISAKVAPILYDRGSSIFVESKSRA, from the coding sequence ATGTTTTCAAAGGATCCGTCAGAACTGGTAAGAAAAGAAAAGCTGGATGATGAGGAAACCGTAAGGTCCATAAGGCTGGCACTTGTGGCAGAGCTGGACGCAATTAATTTCTATCTTCAGCAGGCCAGGATCATGCCAGACGGTCCATTCAAGAAGGTTCATGAGGACATAGCAAAGGAGGAGGTCACGCATTTCGGCGAATTCATGCGCCTTCTTTACCAGTATGCGCCTGAAGATTTCAGGAAGATAAGGGAAGGCTGGGCTGAGGCCTCCACCTTACTGGGAGAAAGTGCTGAACTTGGGCTGGAGGGCGAGAAGCATCATGAAGCTCACAGGGAAGGCCAGAAGGAATCAATGAAACAGGATATGCATGTGGAAGATCTGCTGGGACTTCCATTTGCAACTGTTCCATGGGGGCAGGATGGTATTGCCGTGGCAGATGATCCGGAGAAACTCTTCACGCTATCCTACATTTCTCATGGTTTCTCGGTTAAAAAAGGCTCCAGCGACAGCCTGCTTGAAATGGAAAGAGACAGGGCCTTGCATTCATTCAGGGCAATGCTGCTGAAATCGGTTGTTGCTGAACATGAGCTTTCCCTTGTTAAGAGGAGCACACGTATGCCGGGACTGGAATGGTCAAAGTCCGGCAGCATCTCCCTGGGAGTCACGGATGCTTACCGAAAACTTTCTGAAAACGGCTACAGCAGTGGAATAGGTGTTCTAATAGATCCAAGCGGTTTCAGGCTCCTGCAGAGAGAGGTCAGCGGAACGGGGCAGATAGAAATGGATCTGGTGGCAACAATAACTTCCGACGTGAAGATGCTGCCGTATCTCCCTGAAAATTCCATGGTGGTATATTCCAGGGAAAGCATGAAAATCCTTGTCAGGCAGGACGTGGATGTCAGGAAGGTTTCAGAGGATCTCCAGAACATCAACTTCGGCATATCGGCTAAAGTGGCTCCGATTCTGTATGACAGGGGCTCATCCATATTCGTTGAATCGAAATCCAGGGCATGA
- a CDS encoding MFS transporter yields the protein METVAFDQIGRTRKLEVITVLSSMGVFMDGYALSIFSSAYLFLSSSFLDKAIFVSFAASSIYMGMFAGSIVFGRISDSLGRKRIYTYDLLLTSLFLVLTGFSGNLTAFFIFQLLAGVGIGADYPISSSIQAEFSPRKSRGKYLVFNIFSWTLGSLAFYAVSIPIVIFSGHMAWRLMYITAAVIPLMVVFMRRSMPESPYWLVKNGNAVSAEAVVGGMAREAGYGRASVPEIQEGKTSFGELRRYLPLIMFTSIAWLAYDVSSYGVWNYTPSLFVSAGGTYTSTILATMLEEIPVIVGTLLCLYSIDRFGRKRLESLGFALAGVSLLVFAFISLRSALPFAYVFMAFALMHFFHNIGPTNITYLYPVEIFPTRLRATAMGISTAASRIGAILGVFAFPLFLSDLSLTYGLIFFAVFEFIGLSVTMILAPETRGKPIN from the coding sequence TTGGAAACAGTTGCTTTCGATCAGATAGGGAGAACGAGAAAACTTGAGGTGATCACCGTCCTCTCATCCATGGGCGTGTTCATGGATGGTTATGCCCTTTCAATATTCTCCAGTGCTTATCTTTTCCTGAGCAGCAGTTTTCTCGATAAGGCTATATTCGTGTCCTTTGCAGCATCATCGATCTACATGGGAATGTTTGCAGGCTCAATCGTCTTTGGCCGCATATCAGATTCTCTGGGGCGGAAGAGGATATACACATATGACCTGCTTCTCACATCCCTCTTCCTTGTGCTGACTGGCTTTTCAGGGAATCTCACTGCTTTCTTCATCTTTCAGCTCCTTGCCGGTGTTGGCATAGGTGCGGACTATCCCATCAGCTCGTCGATCCAGGCAGAATTTTCCCCAAGAAAGAGCCGGGGAAAATACCTGGTATTCAACATATTCTCGTGGACTCTTGGATCCCTTGCTTTCTACGCTGTATCCATACCAATAGTCATTTTTTCAGGCCATATGGCGTGGAGGCTCATGTACATCACAGCTGCTGTGATTCCGCTGATGGTTGTTTTCATGCGCCGTTCCATGCCTGAGAGCCCTTACTGGCTTGTGAAAAACGGCAATGCTGTTTCAGCGGAGGCGGTAGTAGGCGGGATGGCGCGTGAAGCCGGATATGGCAGAGCATCGGTTCCGGAGATACAGGAGGGAAAGACGTCATTTGGTGAACTTCGCAGGTATCTCCCCCTGATCATGTTCACATCAATTGCATGGCTTGCATATGATGTGTCAAGCTATGGTGTCTGGAACTACACTCCTTCACTCTTCGTGTCGGCAGGAGGCACATATACAAGCACAATTCTGGCAACAATGCTTGAAGAGATACCGGTCATAGTGGGCACTCTCCTCTGCCTCTATTCCATAGACAGATTCGGAAGAAAGAGGTTGGAAAGCCTTGGATTCGCACTGGCAGGAGTATCACTTCTGGTCTTTGCCTTCATATCGTTGAGATCGGCGCTCCCATTTGCTTATGTTTTCATGGCCTTTGCACTGATGCATTTCTTCCATAATATAGGGCCCACAAACATAACTTATCTCTATCCCGTTGAGATATTTCCCACAAGGTTGAGGGCAACCGCCATGGGGATATCAACCGCAGCATCGCGGATAGGTGCCATTCTTGGGGTGTTCGCATTTCCATTGTTCCTCAGCGATCTCAGCCTCACGTACGGGCTTATCTTCTTTGCAGTATTTGAATTCATAGGCCTTTCTGTTACCATGATACTGGCTCCGGAGACCCGAGGAAAACCCATCAATTGA
- a CDS encoding MqnA/MqnD/SBP family protein, producing MKFRIAHTPDPDDSFMFYGMFEKKIPCAFDYQQTVKDIETLNVEAPKELYDVTAISAGGYAHFHDRYRLTSSGASFGLTYGPKVIARKDVDLSRAVVAVPGEYTSSFLLYRMFAPEPREFRQMRFDLIPEAVLSGQADAGVLIHDEQLTFKEKGLMEVMDLYQQWKKYAGSLPVPLGFNAIRKAVSMEDAKKYMADFDASIKYGFQHEDDAVRYSLKYARYPDMELERKFIKMYVNPLSVDFGEQGRKALDLFFTRAFRMGFLEPFEVEII from the coding sequence ATGAAATTCAGAATTGCGCACACGCCTGACCCTGATGATTCATTCATGTTCTACGGAATGTTCGAAAAAAAGATACCATGTGCATTCGATTACCAGCAGACTGTTAAAGATATAGAGACCCTGAATGTGGAGGCCCCAAAGGAACTTTACGATGTCACTGCAATTTCCGCCGGAGGTTATGCCCACTTCCATGACAGGTACAGGCTGACTTCATCTGGGGCCAGCTTTGGCCTGACATACGGTCCAAAAGTTATCGCCAGGAAGGATGTTGATCTATCAAGAGCTGTTGTGGCAGTCCCCGGTGAATACACCTCATCTTTCCTGCTCTACCGGATGTTTGCGCCGGAACCCAGGGAGTTCAGGCAGATGAGGTTTGACCTTATACCTGAAGCTGTCCTGTCGGGACAGGCTGATGCAGGCGTTCTAATTCACGACGAGCAGCTCACCTTCAAGGAGAAAGGCCTCATGGAGGTGATGGACCTTTACCAGCAGTGGAAAAAATATGCAGGCAGTCTTCCAGTGCCTCTGGGATTCAATGCAATAAGGAAGGCCGTTTCCATGGAAGACGCAAAAAAATACATGGCAGACTTCGACGCGTCAATCAAGTATGGATTCCAGCATGAGGACGATGCAGTGCGCTATTCCCTGAAATACGCCAGGTATCCCGATATGGAGCTTGAGAGAAAATTCATCAAGATGTACGTTAACCCACTTTCCGTTGATTTTGGGGAACAGGGCAGGAAGGCCCTTGATCTCTTTTTCACCAGGGCATTCAGAATGGGATTTCTTGAGCCATTCGAGGTGGAGATCATCTGA
- the arcC gene encoding carbamate kinase, with protein MERILIAFGGNALLRNGDDSSYVMQLRRAVEAMEKIWKVVLDNEVIITHGNGPQVGNILLQNEHSRDITHPMPLHACGSMSQGLIGEILITAYDEMKSRYGVSKDAAVIFTRTVVNEDDEAFHNPSKPIGPYYSSEDAGKYMKESGWVMKEEPGKGFRRVVPSPYPVDIAERSAIFSMLASGYLPICVGGGGIPVIKTVSGYRGVDAVIDKDLASSLMANILEAHKFVILTDVDGVYLRYGKPDQEKLARISAGDLRKLYTQGSFPGGSIGPKVRAALEFVERNHGISIIGSLDDASNVIAGKSGTVVY; from the coding sequence ATGGAAAGGATTCTTATCGCTTTCGGAGGAAACGCACTTCTCAGGAATGGTGACGATTCCTCATATGTGATGCAGCTGCGGCGAGCCGTTGAGGCCATGGAGAAAATATGGAAAGTTGTTCTGGACAACGAGGTGATCATTACCCATGGAAACGGGCCGCAGGTCGGAAACATACTGCTCCAGAACGAGCACTCACGGGATATTACGCATCCCATGCCGCTTCACGCCTGTGGCTCAATGTCGCAGGGGCTCATCGGCGAGATACTGATCACTGCATATGATGAAATGAAGTCTAGGTACGGCGTCTCAAAAGATGCAGCCGTAATATTCACCAGGACTGTGGTTAATGAGGATGATGAGGCTTTTCACAACCCCAGTAAACCAATAGGCCCATATTACAGCAGCGAAGATGCAGGGAAGTATATGAAGGAGAGTGGCTGGGTCATGAAGGAGGAGCCCGGGAAGGGGTTCAGGAGAGTTGTGCCATCGCCATATCCAGTTGATATTGCTGAAAGATCCGCCATATTCTCAATGCTGGCGTCCGGATACCTGCCAATATGTGTTGGTGGAGGGGGGATTCCAGTAATAAAGACCGTGTCCGGATACAGAGGAGTGGATGCCGTGATTGACAAGGATCTTGCTTCTTCCCTGATGGCAAACATCCTTGAAGCCCATAAATTTGTCATTCTTACAGATGTGGATGGAGTATACCTCAGGTACGGGAAGCCGGACCAGGAAAAGCTTGCAAGAATCAGTGCAGGCGATCTGAGGAAGCTTTACACCCAGGGTAGTTTCCCCGGAGGGAGCATCGGGCCGAAGGTCAGGGCTGCGCTGGAGTTTGTGGAACGGAACCACGGAATTTCAATAATTGGATCTCTTGACGATGCTTCAAATGTCATAGCCGGGAAATCGGGCACTGTTGTCTACTGA
- a CDS encoding phosphoribosyltransferase, whose amino-acid sequence MEFRAKAVSWDDIERWCDEVRKQIVNTFSPDLIIGLSRGGLVPARILSDSLWIKDLLSIKTEHWGITATQDGKAVLRDPGVLNIKGKRVLIVDDITDTGQSMKLAHEFVMKQNPAEVKTATMLHITRSSFVPDFYGEEITEKNWAWFIFPWNVYEDVDNLLSKVLRKESSLEQVTDLLLENFELVIPQKHLKKVLDDFVTAGKLVLKSGKFRLPEKAVVQ is encoded by the coding sequence ATGGAGTTCAGGGCAAAGGCAGTCTCATGGGATGATATAGAAAGATGGTGTGATGAAGTCAGGAAACAGATTGTGAACACGTTCAGTCCGGATCTCATTATAGGATTGTCACGTGGTGGACTTGTTCCGGCCAGAATTCTCTCCGATTCACTGTGGATTAAGGATTTACTCTCCATAAAGACGGAGCACTGGGGAATAACTGCCACCCAGGACGGCAAGGCTGTCCTCAGGGATCCCGGCGTGCTTAATATCAAGGGAAAGCGTGTGCTCATTGTGGATGATATAACAGACACCGGACAGAGCATGAAGCTTGCCCATGAATTTGTCATGAAGCAGAATCCTGCAGAGGTGAAGACCGCCACCATGCTGCACATAACAAGATCCAGTTTTGTTCCTGATTTTTACGGCGAGGAGATTACAGAGAAGAACTGGGCATGGTTCATCTTCCCGTGGAATGTATATGAGGACGTTGACAACCTTCTGTCAAAGGTACTCAGGAAAGAATCATCTCTTGAACAGGTTACGGATCTCCTTCTGGAGAATTTCGAGCTTGTCATCCCTCAGAAGCACCTGAAGAAGGTACTGGATGATTTTGTCACTGCAGGCAAGCTGGTCCTCAAATCCGGGAAATTCAGGCTGCCAGAGAAAGCGGTAGTTCAGTAG
- the ppdK gene encoding pyruvate, phosphate dikinase, which translates to MNKDRKYVYLFQEGSKEMVDLLGGKGAGLAEMTRIGLNVPPGFTITTEACREYLKAEDFPAGMMDQVWTALKQVEKQSGRRFGDPENPLLVSVRSGAPVSMPGMMDTVLNVGLNSETLKGLAKRSGNRRFALDSYRRLIQMFGSIVLGIDSREFSDALEKIKEQRGRKFDTDLDSADISDLIKIYGGIYEAHGKVFPQDVKEQMEQAIEAVFRSWNSPRAQVYRKENGIGEWMGTAVSIVSMVFGNTGPRSATGVAFTRNPNSGEKVLFAEYLVNAQGEDVVSGIRTPRHISDMSRELPSAYRALLDSAEKLEKHYGDMQDIEFTVEDDVFYLLQTRSGKRTAKAALKIARDMVSEGILTERDAVMRITPRMLDSLMHPQVKRTGKETVLGNGLPASPGAATGQAVFSSERAIELSKEKKPLILVRPETTADDVRGMVVSKGFLTQKGGMTSHAAVVARAMGKPAVVGAESIKVNVAERKMVSGDITVKEGDIITVDGTSGEFYLGTVETEAPGSNTDMDIVLSWADRFRKIGVRANANTPEEAIEARKLGAEGIGLARTERMFLGSDRLPIMREMIMSSSTEERISHLDRLLPMQIHDFTEFFRTMEGFPVIIRLLDPPLHEFLPDKEEVIKEMYDLRNAAKSGKATNEDRKKLQDTERIYTAIKNLEEFNPMLGFRGCRLGISYPEIYEMQVRAIIRAAMQVQSEGKKIFPEIMIPLVGHRSEIRVLRERLEKVVKSEDPDESVEYKFGTMIEIPRACITADEIARYADFFSFGTNDLTQMTFGYSRDDAEGKFLARYIEEGILENDPFSTIDQSGVGELMKIAVRKGRETNPELEVGICGEHGGDPDTVAFCSRIGLDYVSASPFRIPIARLAAARAAISDEEPAPKAGKTRIPA; encoded by the coding sequence GTGAACAAAGATAGAAAATACGTTTACCTGTTCCAGGAAGGAAGCAAGGAAATGGTGGATCTGCTGGGTGGAAAGGGAGCCGGGCTTGCAGAGATGACCCGAATCGGACTGAATGTCCCTCCCGGTTTCACCATAACCACAGAGGCCTGCAGGGAATACCTGAAGGCAGAGGACTTTCCGGCCGGAATGATGGACCAGGTATGGACTGCGCTCAAGCAAGTTGAAAAGCAGTCGGGACGAAGATTCGGTGATCCGGAAAACCCCCTGCTTGTTTCAGTCAGATCCGGCGCACCGGTCAGCATGCCCGGAATGATGGACACAGTTCTCAATGTGGGCCTGAACAGCGAAACACTAAAGGGCCTGGCAAAACGTTCAGGAAACAGGAGATTTGCGCTGGATTCCTACAGAAGGCTGATTCAGATGTTTGGATCAATCGTTCTGGGAATTGACAGCAGAGAATTTTCAGATGCCCTTGAAAAAATCAAGGAGCAGCGTGGAAGAAAGTTCGACACCGACCTGGATTCTGCAGACATATCAGATCTCATAAAGATTTACGGTGGAATCTACGAAGCCCATGGAAAGGTTTTCCCGCAGGATGTCAAGGAACAGATGGAACAGGCCATAGAGGCCGTATTCCGTTCCTGGAATTCTCCCCGGGCACAGGTTTACAGGAAGGAGAATGGCATAGGTGAATGGATGGGGACGGCTGTGAGCATAGTTTCCATGGTCTTTGGAAACACGGGCCCCAGATCTGCCACCGGGGTTGCATTCACAAGGAACCCAAACTCAGGCGAAAAGGTACTTTTTGCAGAATATCTGGTTAACGCTCAGGGCGAGGACGTAGTATCGGGTATCAGGACCCCACGCCACATATCCGATATGTCCAGGGAGCTGCCATCTGCTTACAGGGCGCTGCTGGATTCAGCAGAAAAGCTGGAAAAGCACTATGGAGACATGCAGGATATTGAGTTTACTGTGGAGGACGATGTCTTCTATCTTCTCCAGACCAGGTCCGGGAAGAGAACTGCAAAGGCCGCTCTGAAGATAGCCAGGGATATGGTTTCGGAAGGAATCCTGACCGAAAGGGATGCCGTGATGAGAATAACACCCAGGATGCTTGATTCCCTGATGCACCCTCAGGTGAAAAGGACGGGAAAGGAAACAGTCCTGGGAAATGGTCTGCCAGCTTCACCGGGGGCCGCTACCGGACAGGCAGTATTTTCATCCGAAAGAGCAATCGAGCTGTCCAAGGAGAAGAAACCCCTCATACTGGTGAGGCCGGAGACCACTGCAGATGATGTGAGGGGCATGGTGGTTTCAAAAGGATTCCTGACGCAGAAAGGGGGGATGACTTCCCATGCGGCCGTGGTGGCAAGGGCCATGGGAAAGCCCGCGGTTGTTGGCGCAGAATCAATCAAGGTGAATGTTGCCGAACGAAAGATGGTATCGGGGGATATCACAGTTAAGGAAGGAGATATCATAACGGTAGACGGGACTTCAGGCGAATTTTACCTTGGAACTGTTGAAACGGAGGCACCGGGATCAAACACGGACATGGACATCGTACTTTCATGGGCGGATCGATTCAGGAAAATAGGTGTCAGGGCAAACGCCAATACACCGGAGGAAGCTATTGAAGCCAGGAAACTTGGAGCTGAAGGCATAGGGCTCGCCAGGACTGAGAGAATGTTCCTGGGCAGCGACAGGCTTCCCATCATGAGGGAGATGATCATGAGCTCAAGTACCGAGGAAAGAATAAGCCATCTTGACAGACTTCTTCCAATGCAGATACATGATTTCACCGAATTTTTCAGGACAATGGAAGGTTTTCCCGTCATAATAAGGCTGCTGGATCCACCGCTTCACGAGTTCCTCCCGGACAAAGAGGAGGTAATAAAGGAGATGTATGATCTCAGGAATGCGGCTAAGAGCGGGAAAGCCACCAATGAAGATAGGAAGAAACTCCAGGACACGGAAAGGATTTACACGGCCATAAAGAACCTAGAAGAATTCAATCCCATGCTTGGATTCCGTGGATGCAGGCTTGGCATCAGCTATCCTGAGATCTACGAAATGCAGGTGAGGGCCATAATCCGGGCTGCAATGCAGGTACAGTCTGAAGGAAAGAAAATCTTCCCGGAGATAATGATACCTTTGGTTGGGCACAGGAGCGAGATCAGGGTCCTCAGGGAAAGGCTTGAAAAGGTGGTGAAGAGTGAGGATCCTGATGAAAGTGTGGAATACAAGTTCGGGACTATGATAGAGATCCCGCGCGCATGCATAACCGCAGACGAAATTGCGCGCTATGCTGACTTTTTCTCCTTTGGAACCAACGACCTCACACAGATGACCTTCGGATACAGCCGTGATGACGCAGAGGGAAAATTCCTGGCAAGGTACATTGAGGAGGGAATACTTGAGAACGATCCCTTCAGCACAATAGACCAGTCTGGTGTCGGGGAACTCATGAAAATAGCTGTCAGGAAGGGTAGGGAGACAAATCCTGAACTTGAGGTGGGAATCTGCGGGGAGCACGGTGGCGATCCGGATACGGTTGCATTCTGCAGCAGGATTGGTCTTGACTACGTGTCGGCTTCTCCATTCAGAATACCAATAGCCAGGCTTGCAGCGGCCAGGGCTGCCATAAGTGATGAAGAGCCGGCACCCAAAGCCGGGAAAACCAGGATTCCAGCCTGA
- a CDS encoding SPFH domain-containing protein, with the protein MSGLDIFLIIIVLIILIILLSGLHILKEWERGAVFTLGRFSMLKGPGVIYVWPIVSKVNPILSTRIQVVSFKTESTFTKDNVPINVDAVMYFQIVDPQKAVLNVDNFAAATNYSAQTTLREVLGKSSFDEVLSEREKIGEAARQIIDEKTENWGIKVSSVEIRDVVVPQNLQEAMSRQASAERERRSRVTLALAEVEAAQKMVEAANQYSDNPTAFQLRWMNILYEIGLEGKGTLMMIPANTPAVGTFNAMSILGMENQVKANLEREKSSH; encoded by the coding sequence ATGAGCGGGCTCGATATTTTTCTGATAATAATAGTGCTTATTATCCTGATAATCCTGCTTTCCGGCCTTCATATCCTGAAGGAATGGGAAAGAGGCGCTGTGTTCACCCTTGGAAGATTTTCCATGCTTAAGGGGCCAGGCGTGATTTATGTGTGGCCAATCGTAAGCAAGGTAAACCCCATCCTCTCAACGAGGATTCAGGTTGTATCATTCAAGACAGAAAGCACATTCACCAAGGATAATGTTCCAATCAATGTTGATGCTGTAATGTATTTCCAGATTGTGGATCCGCAGAAGGCTGTCCTCAATGTGGATAACTTCGCAGCTGCCACAAACTATTCCGCACAGACGACCCTCAGGGAAGTCCTTGGAAAGAGTTCCTTTGATGAAGTCCTTTCTGAGAGGGAAAAGATTGGTGAGGCAGCCAGACAGATCATAGATGAGAAGACCGAAAACTGGGGAATTAAAGTTTCATCCGTTGAAATAAGGGACGTTGTGGTTCCGCAGAACCTCCAGGAGGCCATGTCCAGGCAGGCATCGGCCGAGAGGGAAAGAAGATCAAGGGTAACTCTGGCACTTGCTGAGGTTGAGGCCGCCCAGAAGATGGTTGAGGCTGCAAACCAGTATTCAGATAATCCCACAGCTTTCCAGCTAAGGTGGATGAACATACTTTATGAAATAGGACTTGAGGGCAAGGGAACACTGATGATGATACCTGCCAACACCCCTGCAGTTGGGACATTCAATGCAATGTCCATACTGGGCATGGAGAACCAAGTCAAGGCAAATCTTGAGAGGGAGAAGTCTTCCCATTAA
- the rsmA gene encoding 16S rRNA (adenine(1518)-N(6)/adenine(1519)-N(6))-dimethyltransferase RsmA translates to MKQDHKYTRRYGQVFLSDKNIASLEVRALDLPAGSHILEVGPGGGIITGVLLDSGYMVTAVESDHRFVENLSTRFGNEIQEGRLRVVKEDFLEFEPGQYDGIMGNVPYQISSPILFRLESFGFRAAVLMFQEEFAQRLLAGPGDKSYSRISVNAQLRYVIKSVRNVPRTCFTPAPKVNSRIIRITPRPDANLGDLRKADPIFRDIFSKRRKKLSSILDGLPGEIGEKRVDDFTPAELLDIARRYFNGKTSPSQDLP, encoded by the coding sequence TTGAAACAGGATCACAAATACACAAGAAGATATGGGCAGGTTTTTCTTTCCGACAAAAACATTGCATCCCTTGAGGTGAGGGCACTTGATCTTCCTGCAGGGAGCCACATACTTGAAGTTGGACCCGGCGGCGGAATCATAACAGGGGTACTTCTGGACAGCGGATACATGGTAACTGCTGTTGAAAGCGATCACAGGTTTGTTGAAAACCTCTCCACAAGATTCGGAAACGAGATTCAAGAAGGCAGGCTCAGAGTTGTTAAGGAAGATTTTCTTGAGTTTGAACCTGGCCAATACGATGGAATCATGGGCAATGTCCCATACCAGATATCATCGCCAATACTGTTCCGGCTTGAATCGTTCGGGTTCAGGGCAGCAGTACTCATGTTTCAGGAAGAATTTGCCCAGCGGCTGCTTGCCGGCCCCGGAGATAAATCCTATTCCAGGATCAGTGTGAATGCACAGCTGAGGTACGTCATCAAAAGCGTTAGAAATGTTCCACGCACCTGTTTCACGCCAGCTCCAAAGGTAAATTCAAGAATAATCCGCATAACTCCCAGGCCAGATGCAAACCTGGGGGACCTGCGAAAAGCAGATCCTATTTTCAGGGATATTTTCTCAAAGAGAAGAAAAAAATTATCAAGCATCCTGGATGGGCTTCCCGGTGAAATTGGTGAAAAGAGGGTTGATGACTTCACCCCCGCTGAGCTTCTGGATATTGCAAGGCGTTACTTTAATGGGAAGACTTCTCCCTCTCAAGATTTGCCTTGA
- a CDS encoding DUF655 domain-containing protein, with protein MEEYAYVIDYLPQGRSEDKGYRKTPLVLAVGETEFKLLEIIPKENAVITIGDRIYIGKEPKLRDKVLSVKRRISYADLTSAAQNELPFVLEGIVNKREPDFIKFFNEAESINARMHSLELLPGLGNKTMWTIIEERKKKPFASFQDLADRVKTIHNPQKMVASRIVQELQERYEKHKLFVAR; from the coding sequence TTGGAAGAATACGCCTATGTCATAGATTACCTGCCTCAGGGCAGATCAGAGGACAAGGGGTACCGCAAGACTCCTCTGGTTCTTGCAGTGGGTGAGACAGAATTCAAGCTTCTTGAGATCATCCCCAAGGAAAATGCTGTTATAACAATAGGGGATCGCATTTACATAGGCAAGGAGCCAAAACTCAGGGATAAGGTACTTTCCGTCAAACGCCGCATATCATATGCTGACCTCACAAGCGCTGCCCAGAATGAGCTTCCATTTGTTCTGGAAGGGATTGTGAACAAGAGGGAACCGGATTTCATAAAATTCTTCAACGAGGCAGAATCCATCAACGCAAGAATGCATTCGCTGGAACTTCTTCCGGGACTGGGAAACAAGACCATGTGGACCATAATTGAGGAAAGGAAGAAGAAGCCATTTGCCAGTTTCCAGGATCTTGCTGATCGGGTCAAGACAATTCATAATCCACAGAAAATGGTGGCAAGCAGGATAGTCCAGGAACTTCAGGAAAGATACGAGAAACACAAGCTCTTCGTGGCAAGATAA